The following are from one region of the Streptobacillus felis genome:
- a CDS encoding DUF262 domain-containing protein: MRASRMMFFSDLIEKNKRIFKVPVYQRNYDWTNIQCEKLYYDIIEAFKKDKFHFTGTVVYIDDINGGSGLNEVLIIDGQQRITTMYILLKALLDSSIDKNNVRIENELKEVMYNRNCEEKYKVKLKPVKTDDAQLINLVNNKIDEMDRNSNIYKNYILFKNLIEKTISFNIELSDILYGIKKIEIVEIVLDKLQGDEPQKIFESINSTGLELSLGDLIRNYLLMEESNQDELYSNYWIPIEKNVGYSKLGDFFINYINSEVTKTVNLKNAYNIFKENCEDKNLTHKEVLENLKRKSKCYGAFIGENEYYTEKLRSKLQAFFNIKQTTVLPLIFKLFDDYENNNITENILCDVLDYLFTYILRMITCEKSKNLNKFVKSAYQRALKNNYEDYYIKIVSLLNNTKSNDRIPTDEEFKNALITKPIYAKPICKYLLSIIENTSKEKINVSDLTIEHILPQKEDSVIWKKEIGEDYTRVYEHYLHTLGNLTITGHNSELGTKSFFEKKKIIEEKSKANILNKDVLSVDKWNEESILNRAKKLSDKILEKFPLVNVDYEIKDENELIINILDDYDFSYQKPEGFSFLGEFIKAKTWVEVLANFIELCYELDEQSITKFARLKYQNINISNDERDFIKPRQIGNSGIFYETNRSSNDIVLMIREIIKKLDVDFEEFDIYILNSFDKNNQNTWDSEKIKVGQLFFNFIDDLIQKNKIIKEEIENLKTKEYSNNLFTKTYYPIISNKHERRYRKNKLQFNSEEIYITTEFYEEDREKIIEWYLSHI; encoded by the coding sequence ATGAGAGCAAGTAGAATGATGTTTTTTTCAGATTTAATTGAAAAAAATAAACGTATTTTTAAAGTGCCAGTTTATCAAAGAAATTATGATTGGACGAATATACAATGTGAAAAACTATATTATGACATAATAGAAGCTTTTAAAAAAGATAAATTTCATTTTACAGGAACAGTTGTTTATATTGATGATATAAATGGTGGAAGTGGATTAAATGAAGTTTTAATCATCGACGGACAACAAAGAATTACAACAATGTATATATTACTTAAAGCACTGTTAGATTCATCTATAGATAAAAATAATGTAAGAATTGAAAATGAACTTAAAGAAGTAATGTATAATAGAAATTGTGAAGAAAAATATAAGGTAAAATTAAAACCAGTAAAAACTGATGATGCACAATTAATAAATCTAGTAAATAACAAAATAGATGAAATGGATAGAAATTCAAACATATACAAAAACTATATCTTATTTAAAAATTTAATCGAAAAAACAATATCCTTTAATATAGAATTATCTGATATATTATATGGTATAAAAAAAATAGAGATAGTTGAAATTGTTTTAGATAAATTACAAGGTGATGAACCACAAAAAATTTTTGAATCAATTAATTCAACAGGGCTTGAATTAAGTCTTGGAGATTTAATTAGGAACTACTTGTTAATGGAAGAAAGTAATCAAGATGAATTGTATAGTAATTACTGGATTCCAATAGAAAAAAATGTTGGATATAGTAAATTAGGGGATTTTTTTATAAACTATATTAATTCAGAAGTTACAAAAACAGTAAATTTGAAGAATGCATATAATATTTTTAAAGAAAATTGTGAGGATAAGAATTTAACTCATAAAGAAGTATTAGAAAATTTAAAAAGAAAATCTAAATGTTATGGTGCATTTATAGGTGAAAATGAATATTATACTGAAAAATTAAGAAGTAAATTACAAGCATTTTTCAATATAAAACAAACTACAGTTTTACCATTAATATTTAAATTATTTGATGATTATGAAAATAATAATATAACAGAAAATATATTGTGTGATGTGCTTGACTATTTATTCACATATATTTTACGTATGATTACTTGTGAAAAATCTAAAAATTTAAATAAATTTGTTAAATCAGCTTATCAAAGGGCACTTAAAAATAACTATGAAGATTATTATATAAAAATAGTAAGTTTGTTAAACAATACAAAATCTAATGATAGAATACCAACTGATGAAGAATTTAAAAATGCATTAATCACAAAACCAATATACGCCAAACCTATATGTAAATATTTGCTTTCTATTATAGAAAATACATCTAAAGAGAAGATAAATGTATCAGATTTAACTATTGAGCACATATTACCTCAAAAAGAAGATTCTGTAATATGGAAAAAAGAAATAGGAGAAGACTATACTAGAGTTTATGAACATTATTTACATACTTTAGGAAATTTAACTATAACGGGTCATAATAGTGAACTTGGAACAAAATCATTTTTTGAAAAGAAAAAGATAATAGAAGAAAAATCTAAAGCGAATATATTAAATAAAGATGTACTTTCAGTTGATAAATGGAATGAAGAAAGCATTTTAAATAGAGCAAAAAAATTATCAGATAAAATACTAGAGAAATTTCCTCTGGTTAATGTAGATTATGAAATAAAAGATGAAAATGAACTTATAATAAATATTTTAGATGATTATGATTTTTCATATCAAAAACCAGAAGGATTTTCTTTCTTAGGAGAATTTATAAAAGCAAAAACTTGGGTTGAAGTTTTAGCTAATTTTATAGAATTATGTTATGAATTAGATGAGCAGTCTATAACTAAATTTGCAAGACTTAAATATCAAAATATAAATATTTCTAATGATGAAAGAGATTTTATTAAGCCAAGACAAATTGGTAATAGTGGAATTTTTTATGAAACTAATCGTTCTTCAAATGATATTGTTCTAATGATAAGAGAAATAATAAAAAAATTAGATGTAGATTTTGAAGAATTTGACATATATATTTTAAATTCATTTGATAAAAATAATCAAAATACTTGGGATTCTGAAAAAATAAAAGTAGGACAGTTATTTTTCAATTTTATAGATGACTTAATTCAAAAAAATAAGATAATAAAAGAAGAGATTGAAAACTTAAAAACCAAAGAATACTCGAATAATTTATTTACAAAGACATACTATCCTATAATCTCAAATAAGCATGAAAGAAGATATAGAAAAAATAAACTTCAATTTAATTCAGAAGAAATATATATTACAACTGAGTTTTATGAAGAAGATAGAGAAAAAATAATTGAGTGGTATTTGAGTCATATTTAA